One part of the Eubalaena glacialis isolate mEubGla1 chromosome 19, mEubGla1.1.hap2.+ XY, whole genome shotgun sequence genome encodes these proteins:
- the CBX1 gene encoding chromobox protein homolog 1, protein MGKKQNKKKVEEVLEEEEEEYVVEKVLDRRVVKGKVEYLLKWKGFSDEDNTWEPEENLDCPDLIAEFLQSQKTAHETDKSEGGKRKADSDSEDKGEESKPKKKKEESEKPRGFARGLEPERIIGATDSSGELMFLMKWKNSDEADLVPAKEANVKCPQVVISFYEERLTWHSYPSEDDDKKDDKN, encoded by the exons atggggaaaaaacaaaacaagaagaaagtggaggaggtgctagaagaagaggaagaagaatatgTGGTGGAAAAAGTTCTCGACCGTCGAGTGGTAAAGGGCAAAGTGGAGTACCTCCTGAAGTGGAAGGGGTTCTCAGA TGAGGACAACACATGGGAGCCAGAAGAAAACCTGGATTGCCCCGACCTCATTGCTGAGTTCCTGCAGTCACAGAAAACAGCACACGAGACAGATAAATCAGAGGGAGGCAAGCGCAAAGCTGATTCTGATTCGGAAGATAAGGGGGAGGAGAGCAaaccaaagaagaagaaagaagag TCAGAAAAGCCACGAGGCTTTGCCCGGGGTTTGGAACCGGAGCGGATTATTGGAGCTACAGACTCCAGTGGAGAACTCATGTTCCTGATGAAATG GAAAAACTCTGATGAGGCTGACCTGGTCCCTGCCAAGGAAGCCAATGTCAAGTGCCCACAGGTTGTCATATCCTTCTATGAGGAAAGGCTGACGTGGCATTCCTACCCCTCGGAGGATGATGACAAAAAAGATGACAAGAATTAA